GCTGATGGTTGAGTTCGCCATGCTGCAGCCTTTAGCACTAACTGTTTTCTCATGATTTATTTTTTGTTCCTGTGCAATCCTATTGCTTGTATAATCATTTCTCCAGAAACCCTCAGATAATTatctgttgttgtaaactttcagATTCCAGAGATTGCACATGAGCTGGAGAACTCAATTTTTGCTTTAGATCTGGCTGAAAAACAAGCTGGTGATGAGGTGAAACAAATAATTCAGAATGAGAAGAAATCTAATGGATTCCTTGATGACAGTGAACTTGAATTCTTTCGGCAAACTGTTTTGAGAGTTGGTGTTACATCATCAGCTGCAGCTCTTGCTGAGAGAAGAGCGCTTCGAAGACTTCTTGAGAGAGCCCATGCAGAAGAAGACACGAAGAAAGAATCAATAGCAGCCTATCTACTGCATCTCTTGAGAAAATACTCAAGTCATTTTAGGAGTGAAACAATGGATTCCATCAACTCTCAGTGCTCAAGTCCTTCATGCTCCTTCAGTTCAATATCTAGCTCAGTTGATCTCCATGGAAATGCCCCTGGTCTTGAGAAGCTCCTGCCTAGGTCTGGCTCCTTTAATTTCAAACAGATTAAAGGCTTATCAGGGAGCATGCCATTGCCACCTGAGGAACTAAGGTGTCCAATCTCCCTGCAGCTCATGTATGACCCTGTTGTCATCGCATCTGGTCAGACATACGAGCGAGCTTGCATTGAGAAATGGTTTAACAGTGGCAACACAAGCTGCCCAAAAACTCGGAAACAGCTGTCCCAGCTTTCCGTGACACCTAATTACTGCATCAAGGGTCTGATAACATCCTGGTGTGAAAAAAACGGGGTTCCAGTTCCATCCGCCCCGCCGGAATCTCCAAAGCTCAAATATTTGCGGATAACATCTCTAAAAAGTAGCAAATGCCTGGTGACTAATGGTGTTAGCACGATTTTGTTCGAAGAAACAGGCGCAAAAGATGACAAGTGCAACACTGATGCTGCTTTGGAGAAGTGCTCGAGTCAGAACTCCAGAGAGGCGATATCTGAGGGatgcgaagaggaagaagaggaggtctcTGTGGAGAAGTGCTCTTATGAGAATAACCCTGGAGAGGCTGCACCTGAGAGATGTGAACGTTGGCTGCATGTGCTGAACAAGGGTGGCGAGTGTATCGATGAacagcgtgaggtggtggagcagATCAGGTTCCTGTTAAAGGATGATGATGAACTCAGGGACTATGTGGGTGCTAATGGTATTACTGAGCCGCTCACTTGCTTCCTGAAGATGGCTGTCAGCAAAGAAGATGTGCAGTCTCAGGAGGTTGGAACAATGGCTCTTTTCAATCTTGCTGTCAGCAATAACAGGTAAACTATGTATCGGTATATTCTTTTTATCCCTGTAATCATAGTGTCAACAAACTACCCTCATCGTAACAGAAGCAAGCATGGGTAGATGGTTTTAGCACAGTTGATTTCATCTCTGTGTCTGCCTTCCAGGAACAAGAAGCAGCTGCTCTCAGCTGGAGTTATCCCCCTGATGGAGCAGATGATACAGAAACCAGAGACCTGTGAGGCTGCCGTGGCGATGTACCTAAACCTCTCTTGCCTGGAGGAGGCGCAAGCCATCATCGGTTCGAGTGAAGCTATCCATTTCCTGATCAGCAGCCTGCGCGAAGAAGGCGCCCAGAGCAACACCTGCCGCCTCGATGCTCTCCTGACGCTGTACAACCTGTCCCTGCACGCACCCAACATCCCGCTCCTCCTCTCCTCGGGCATCGTCCACAGCATTCACACTGTGCTGACGCCGTCGTCCTCGTGGACGGACAAGGCCCTGACCGTGTTGATCAACCTGGCCATGACTTGGGCCGGGAAGAAGGAGGTCGCAGCGAACCAGGCGATCGTGGGCGACATCGTGCTCATCCTCGACAACGGGGAGCCAGCGGAGCAGGAGAAGGCAGTGTCATGCCTGTGGATCATCTGCAACGGCGACGAGGGGTGCAGCCAGACGGTGCTCCAGGAAGGCGTGATTCCGGCGCTGGTGTCCCTGACGGCGAACGGCACTGGCAGGGCCAAGGACAAGGCGCAGAAGCTGCTGCGGCTGTTCCGGGAGCAGCGGCAGCGCGA
This region of Lolium perenne isolate Kyuss_39 chromosome 2, Kyuss_2.0, whole genome shotgun sequence genomic DNA includes:
- the LOC127335348 gene encoding U-box domain-containing protein 7, with the translated sequence MERVEVDADFIIAGNWKLHGELCKKLYTVVHEVSNAIPALEATRPGSSSGLLALSSLRIAVDKAKNLLQYCSECSKLYLALTAECVLTKFEKARYALLESLHQLEETLPEAFNSQIPEIAHELENSIFALDLAEKQAGDEVKQIIQNEKKSNGFLDDSELEFFRQTVLRVGVTSSAAALAERRALRRLLERAHAEEDTKKESIAAYLLHLLRKYSSHFRSETMDSINSQCSSPSCSFSSISSSVDLHGNAPGLEKLLPRSGSFNFKQIKGLSGSMPLPPEELRCPISLQLMYDPVVIASGQTYERACIEKWFNSGNTSCPKTRKQLSQLSVTPNYCIKGLITSWCEKNGVPVPSAPPESPKLKYLRITSLKSSKCLVTNGVSTILFEETGAKDDKCNTDAALEKCSSQNSREAISEGCEEEEEEVSVEKCSYENNPGEAAPERCERWLHVLNKGGECIDEQREVVEQIRFLLKDDDELRDYVGANGITEPLTCFLKMAVSKEDVQSQEVGTMALFNLAVSNNRNKKQLLSAGVIPLMEQMIQKPETCEAAVAMYLNLSCLEEAQAIIGSSEAIHFLISSLREEGAQSNTCRLDALLTLYNLSLHAPNIPLLLSSGIVHSIHTVLTPSSSWTDKALTVLINLAMTWAGKKEVAANQAIVGDIVLILDNGEPAEQEKAVSCLWIICNGDEGCSQTVLQEGVIPALVSLTANGTGRAKDKAQKLLRLFREQRQRELEQQQPRVQLHEVASQAVAEQEQQEQQQMQEEEEAAAVAAEEAAAAKAAAEQSSESRRPPRLSRSRSKRFARAFTCLLKKWTMQGGGDKCKL